One part of the Salmo salar chromosome ssa28, Ssal_v3.1, whole genome shotgun sequence genome encodes these proteins:
- the LOC106589898 gene encoding alpha-N-acetylgalactosaminide alpha-2,6-sialyltransferase 2 isoform X1: MEGSGYTCSRLLRLRATMKSMGHQRRLGLCFLGVSFLPVIYIICLNLEITWRMDNLNLAQFPGIWYTQEPNRLRYPEDPLVGNTLSDGSDDQHTRITPPTPLSLKVQSTSPARIRASTQPGARTTKGSDLKGALLKSAKPTEPPFIGDSYYSEDAPPQTDCPDSIRSRVSQTDFGVRYLGRIPVLQWAKHATPEQYQRLRLYPGTHGWGNLDFNTLVSTLSVLNTSANWHMFDDWDRRSNGSRCVRCAVVGNGGILKDSKKGRDIDQHDYIFSESRTNGAVIKGFEQDVGSRTSLYTFSTNTLRNSMRSYAGAGYRGPPLSEETRYVFLPDHDRDYLLMKAAATHTPVERGPEKSKTPPTYFGGNVTVEKLKMYHPDFIRYIRNRFLRAHAMQTKYKDIYRPSTGAVMLLAAVHTCDQVSAYGFMTPDYVKYSDHYFDRQYHPVGFFINHDMKMELRLWQQLHHAGLITLYMRQ, encoded by the exons ATGGAGGGTAGCGGGTACACATGCAGCCGGCTGCTCAGGCTCAGGGCCACGATGAAGAGCATGGGGCACCAGAGGAGGCTAGGGCTGTGCTTCCTGGGTGTCAGCTTCCTGCCAGTCATCTACATCATCTGTCTGAACCTTGAGATCACCTGGCGCATGGACAACCTAAACCTGGCACAATTCCCTGGCATCTGGTACACACAGGAACCCAACAG GTTACGTTACCCTGAAGACCCTCTTGTTGGCAATACGCTGTCAGATGGTAGTGATGACCAGCACACCAGGATCACACCACCAACACCTTTAAGTTTAAAGGTGCAGTCCACATCCCCTGCCAGAATCAGAGCGTCAACACAACCTGGAGCCAGGACGACCAAGGGCTCTGATCTTAAAGGTGCTCTCCTGAAGTCCGCCAAACCAACAGAGCCACCCTTCATTGGCGACAGCTACTACAGTGAAGATGCCCCACCTCAAACA GACTGTCCAGACAGTATTCGTAGCAGGGTGTCCCAGACAGACTTTGGGGTAAGGTATCTGGGCAGGATCCCTGTGCTCCAGTGGGCCAAGCATGCCACTCCAGAACAGTACCAGCGCCTCAGACTGTACCCAGGGACTCATGGCTGGGGAAACCTCGACTTTAACA CTCTGGTGTCGACCCTATCTGTTCTCAACACGTCAGCCAACTGGCACATGTTTGATGACTGGGATCGTCGTAGCAACGGCTCACGGTGTGTCCGCTGTGCTGTCGTGGGCAACGGAGGGATTCTGAAGGATTCAAAGAAAGGCCGGGATATTGACCAGCATGACTATATATTCAG TGAGTCCAGGACCAACGGAGCGGTCATTAAAGGCTTTGAGCAGGATGTGGGCTCCAGAACATCCCTCTACACGTTCTCCACCAACACACTCCGGAACTCCATGAGGAGCTACGCCGGAGCGGGCTACAGAGGACCACCGCTCTCTGAG GAGACACGCTATGTCTTCCTGCCAGACCATGACAGGGATTATCTGCTGATGAAAGCAGCTGCCACACACACTCCAgtagagagaggaccagagaAGAGCAAAAC acctcccACATACTTTGGAGGAAATGTGACTGTAGAAAAGTTGAAGATGTACCATCCAGATTTCATACGCTACATCAGAAACAG GTTCCTCCGGGCACATGCCATGCAGACCAAATACAAGGACATCTACCGTCCATCAACAGGTGCTGTGATGCTGCTGGCTGCGGTGCACACCTGTGACCAG GTCAGCGCGTACGGCTTCATGACTCCAGACTATGTGAAATACTCTGACCACTACTTCGACCGCCAATATCACCCAGTGGGTTTCTTCATCAACCATGACATGAAGATGGAGTTGAGACTGTGGCAACAGCTCCACCATGCAGGCCTCATCACTCTCTACATGCGCCAGTGA
- the LOC106589898 gene encoding alpha-N-acetylgalactosaminide alpha-2,6-sialyltransferase 2 isoform X2, whose protein sequence is MEGSGYTCSRLLRLRATMKSMGHQRRLGLCFLGVSFLPVIYIICLNLEITWRMDNLNLAQFPGIWYTQEPNRLRYPEDPLVGNTLSDGSDDQHTRITPPTPLSLKVQSTSPARIRASTQPGARTTKGSDLKGALLKSAKPTEPPFIGDSYYSEDAPPQTDCPDSIRSRVSQTDFGVRYLGRIPVLQWAKHATPEQYQRLRLYPGTHGWGNLDFNTLVSTLSVLNTSANWHMFDDWDRRSNGSRCVRCAVVGNGGILKDSKKGRDIDQHDYIFRTNGAVIKGFEQDVGSRTSLYTFSTNTLRNSMRSYAGAGYRGPPLSEETRYVFLPDHDRDYLLMKAAATHTPVERGPEKSKTPPTYFGGNVTVEKLKMYHPDFIRYIRNRFLRAHAMQTKYKDIYRPSTGAVMLLAAVHTCDQVSAYGFMTPDYVKYSDHYFDRQYHPVGFFINHDMKMELRLWQQLHHAGLITLYMRQ, encoded by the exons ATGGAGGGTAGCGGGTACACATGCAGCCGGCTGCTCAGGCTCAGGGCCACGATGAAGAGCATGGGGCACCAGAGGAGGCTAGGGCTGTGCTTCCTGGGTGTCAGCTTCCTGCCAGTCATCTACATCATCTGTCTGAACCTTGAGATCACCTGGCGCATGGACAACCTAAACCTGGCACAATTCCCTGGCATCTGGTACACACAGGAACCCAACAG GTTACGTTACCCTGAAGACCCTCTTGTTGGCAATACGCTGTCAGATGGTAGTGATGACCAGCACACCAGGATCACACCACCAACACCTTTAAGTTTAAAGGTGCAGTCCACATCCCCTGCCAGAATCAGAGCGTCAACACAACCTGGAGCCAGGACGACCAAGGGCTCTGATCTTAAAGGTGCTCTCCTGAAGTCCGCCAAACCAACAGAGCCACCCTTCATTGGCGACAGCTACTACAGTGAAGATGCCCCACCTCAAACA GACTGTCCAGACAGTATTCGTAGCAGGGTGTCCCAGACAGACTTTGGGGTAAGGTATCTGGGCAGGATCCCTGTGCTCCAGTGGGCCAAGCATGCCACTCCAGAACAGTACCAGCGCCTCAGACTGTACCCAGGGACTCATGGCTGGGGAAACCTCGACTTTAACA CTCTGGTGTCGACCCTATCTGTTCTCAACACGTCAGCCAACTGGCACATGTTTGATGACTGGGATCGTCGTAGCAACGGCTCACGGTGTGTCCGCTGTGCTGTCGTGGGCAACGGAGGGATTCTGAAGGATTCAAAGAAAGGCCGGGATATTGACCAGCATGACTATATATTCAG GACCAACGGAGCGGTCATTAAAGGCTTTGAGCAGGATGTGGGCTCCAGAACATCCCTCTACACGTTCTCCACCAACACACTCCGGAACTCCATGAGGAGCTACGCCGGAGCGGGCTACAGAGGACCACCGCTCTCTGAG GAGACACGCTATGTCTTCCTGCCAGACCATGACAGGGATTATCTGCTGATGAAAGCAGCTGCCACACACACTCCAgtagagagaggaccagagaAGAGCAAAAC acctcccACATACTTTGGAGGAAATGTGACTGTAGAAAAGTTGAAGATGTACCATCCAGATTTCATACGCTACATCAGAAACAG GTTCCTCCGGGCACATGCCATGCAGACCAAATACAAGGACATCTACCGTCCATCAACAGGTGCTGTGATGCTGCTGGCTGCGGTGCACACCTGTGACCAG GTCAGCGCGTACGGCTTCATGACTCCAGACTATGTGAAATACTCTGACCACTACTTCGACCGCCAATATCACCCAGTGGGTTTCTTCATCAACCATGACATGAAGATGGAGTTGAGACTGTGGCAACAGCTCCACCATGCAGGCCTCATCACTCTCTACATGCGCCAGTGA